From Nematostella vectensis chromosome 14, jaNemVect1.1, whole genome shotgun sequence, a single genomic window includes:
- the LOC116616854 gene encoding uncharacterized protein LOC116616854, which yields MQALLVVCIFFLLADKAATRFSRKKYFLLHDEVRTRRADPQIVAGAAEIAAKQGNKISEKGQERVDEQQKRAEDFLKQKIFLDIRPDVGWKNDDMFAPPGLHYGIGLSSDDDGKKAEGKASEKMDPPPYSYANGFVGPALMNGCFGSGYQPGDPCYTAKETTKQCRDMIDGAAFIGVGFDGKGEFSPESRKMSIIQRSCGGHSKYDGDQVPDTMNVHGIYDTSAHMYTFSSRSEYQSFLQKEAGVSGSFLFFYGGVKKAWGTSESSNTQQYLSVYDIDVSRYEIFKDEVKPSDLSQSFLKEFLDLPESYSNSNEARAFQDFILRWGTHYVKSAKFGGQLELRKTLQGTSIASKEEASVVMEAEYKGLFTSGGAKYSSKEGKNEKSENKYSASSIVVQGGSHEIAAVIADEGTPLFKNELKEWLASIPKYPKAYKFHLGSITELVNFRAGELFPEKYSGKGCDRAALSMELDKKCKFKSRKALEIKIRKTRKSLERAIEIYLSENTNLSNEIVIGPGSPSCELGLGGPTEVNTHPTWVQLKETTNIAEVEFDMRKPLYGKHATIAKDMKRRIKYRNNKWFTSDETGKFVLYNAYPEPVASDNKKTSDNKKIITILGVELVYNEGTGFLTLNDAYFEGENKPYNIKLKDIPVALVTWPRSGKQERPSGKREMVESDELRQILWPCNVEWLNENMVKRSREGECIHFAAASAGPIYVVFSLNPSNKDTWYHLRIGQENVAIFKKGLHKVGTTHKSALGLGDPFLFQPYFVCIKEGEGSTVIEYGKSHGRDHRGDVYLSLVDTENPIDASYYAFGNGEKSLQVSNVHVVKGRASIQTKCRGVTLSPEENSPYCVNKPCHRLCDPLMGCSSQDDPSQCGRCRHAKIGNTCVERCTVEGQEPKGEDKQCIGLFACGMKNKDIPDSVITASTMYNNNHRPQRSRLDTVADSKGTGAWSSKVNDKNQWLQIEFGRITKITGIITQGRQEYDQWVTEYKVEYSENESDFTSYDGGKILTGNTDRNTKVQHIFRPTISAIIIRVRPVTWQGHISMRMELLCNKSSLYE from the exons ATGCAAGCTCTTCTGGTggtttgtattttctttcttttagcGG ACAAAGCCGCCACTCGCTTCTCCcgtaaaaaatatttcctGCTACATGATGAGGTTCGAACCAGGCGGGCAGATCCACAAATAGTAGCGGGAGCAGCTGAAATAGCGGCTAAGCAGGGCAACAAAATTAGCGAAAAGGGTCAGGAAAGAGTTGATGAGCAGCAAAAAAGGGCTGAAGACTTCCTGAAACAAAAG ATTTTCTTGGACATCAGACCCGATGTTGGATGGAAAAACGATGACATGTTTGCACCACCCGGATTGCATTATGGGATTGGTCTGTCGAGTGACGATGATGGAAAAAAAGCGGAGGGCAAAGCGTCAGAAAAGATGGACCCGCCCCCATACTCATACGCCAACGGCTTTGTTGGACCCGCTCTCATGAATGGGTGCTTTGGTAGCGGTTATCAACCCGGGGATCCGTGTTACACCGCCAAAGAAACTACGAAACAATGTCGG GACATGATTGACGGGGCTGCGTTTATTGGTGTTGGGTTTGACGGCAAAGGAGAGTTCAGCCCTGAGTCCAGGAAAATGAGCATCATACAGAGAAGCTGTGGAGGACATTCCAA ATACGATGGTGACCAGGTTCCAGACACGATGAACGTCCACGGCATCTACGACACGTCCGCCCACATGTACACGTTCTCGTCACGATCCGAGTATCAGAGTTTCCTGCAGAAGGAAGCTGGAGTCTCGGGgtctttcttatttttctatGGTGGAGTCAAGAAAGCTTGGGGAACCTCTGAGAGCTCCAACACACAGCAGTATCTGTCTGTCTATGACATCGATGTTTCAAG ATATGAGATTTTCAAGGACGAAGTAAAGCCATCAGACCTCAGCCAGTCCTTTCTCAAAGAGTTTTTGGACTTACCTGAATCGTACTCCAATTCCAATGAAGCCAGGGCTTTTC aGGACTTCATTCTTCGCTGGGGGACCCACTATGTCAAGTCTGCAAAGTTCGGTGGGCAGCTCGAGCTCAGGAAAACTCTCCAAGGCACCTCAATAGCATCAAAAGAGGAAGCGTCCGTTGTCATGGAAGCGGAGTACAAAGGCCTGTTTACAAGCGGTGGTGCTAAGTACTCATCTAAAGAAGGGAAAAACGAAAAATCAGAGAATAAATACTCCGCATCTTCGATTGTTGTTCAAGGAGGTAGTCACGAGATTGCTGCTGTCATTGCCGATGAAGGCACTCCTCTGTTCAAGAACGAGCTAAAG GAATGGTTAGCCAGCATCCCCAAATATCCCAAAGCATACAAGTTCCATTTGGGGAGCATCACAGAACTCGTCAATTTCCGCGCGGGCGAGTTGTTCCCTGAGAAGTACTCAGGCAAAGGGTGCGACAGGGCTGCTTTAAGTATGGAGCTagataaaaaatgcaaatttAAAAGCCGCAAAGCGTTGGAAATAAAGAtcagaaaaacaagaaagagcCTAGAACGAGCGATAGAAATCTACTTGAGTGAG AATACTAATTTATCGAACGAAATCGTTATCGGCCCCGGTTCCCCGTCGTGTGAACTCGGCCTTGGCGGACCTACTGAAGTAAACACGCATCCGACATGGGTTCAACTTAAGGAGACAACAAACATCGCGGAGGTGGAGTTTGACATGCGCAAGCCTCTTTACGGGAAACATGCAACTATAGCAAAGGACATGAAAAGGCGGATTAAATACAG GAATAACAAATGGTTCACGAGTGACGAGACCGGAAAATTCGTTCTGTACAACGCTTATCCTGAGCCCGTAGCTTCAGACAATAAGAAGACTTCAGACAATAAGAAGATCATTACGATACTTGGTGTAGAATTGGTTTACAACGAGGGAACAGGTTTCCTCACGCTAAACGACGCCTACTTTGAAGGGGAAAATAAACCATACAACATAAAACTGAAGGACATACCAGTTGCTTTAGTTACATGGCCGAGAAGCGGTAAGCAAGAACGGCCCTCGGGTAAACGTGAAATGGTAGAAAGTGACGAACTGAGACAGATCCTATGGCCTTGTAATGTGGAATGGCTTAACGAGAACATGGTCAAGCGGTCACGGGAAGGCGAGTGTATACATTTCGCAGCGGCCAGTGCAGGACCGATCTACGTCGTGTTCTCATTGAACCCGAGCAACAAGGACACGTGGTACCACCTAAGAATTGGCCAGGAAAATGTTGCTATCTTTAAG AAAGGCCTCCATAAAGTTGGGACTACCCACAAGAGTGCTCTTGGACTTGGTGACCCGTTCCTGTTCCAGCCGTACTTCGTGTGTATAAAGGAGGGCGAGGGGAGTACTGTTATTGAGTACGGGAAATCTCATGGACGTGACCACAGAGGAGACGTGTATTTATCCCTTGTGGACACAGAGAATCCCATTGATGCTTCGTACTATGCGTTTGGAAACGGCGAAAAGTCTCTGCAA GTCAGTAATGTCCACGTGGTTAAAGGGAGAGCCTCAATCCAGACGAAATGTAGAGGCGTTACTTTAAGTCCCGAAGAAAACAGCCCATACTGTGTTAACAAGCCATGCCACAGACTCTGCGATCCTTTAATGG GCTGTTCCAGCCAAGATGACCCTTCACAATGTGGGCGATGTCGTCACGCAAAAATTGGAAATACTTGTGTTGAGAGGTGTACTGTAGAAGGACAAGAACCCAAGGGCGAGGATAAACAATGTATAG GTTTATTCGCATGTGGAATGAAAAACAAAGACATCCCTGACAGTGTGATCACCGCGTCCACCATGTATAACAATAATCACCGTCCCCAGCGATCGAGGCTCGATACTGTGGCAGACTCAAAGGGCACCGGTGCCTGGTCCTCAAAAGTCAATGACAAAAACCAATGGCTCCAAATCGAGTTTGGCAGAATCACAAAAATTACAGGAATTATCACCCAAGGGCGGCAGGAATATGACCAGTGGGTGACCGAGTACAAAGTGGAGTACAGTGAGAATGAATCAGATTTTACCTCCTACGATGGCGGGAAAATACTAACAGGGAATACAGATAGGAATACAAAGGTGCAGCACATTTTTAGGCCAACAATTTCAGCCATAATTATCCGCGTGCGACCTGTAACTTGGCAAGGACATATCTCTATGAGGATGGAGCTATTATGCAATAAATCATCTTTATATGAGTAG
- the LOC5506308 gene encoding uncharacterized protein LOC5506308 — protein sequence MLLVKSQFLEEPVDLDELMTYSLTPVPHSLGTPDGFLNKANKATILHFLIDDYDGDALYPSEKCLYIQDGNALFHALTQLPPTFGEICLQMLDQMVTKKDFIFSTDSYHENPIKSQERIRRGSSPKYIVDGPATRKPAEFKLFLSNDANKVQLCRLLLRVWGSSVAASRLEKCDRGILVVEDKAYECEPLNGDVTTHELHELTSNQEETDTRVILYLKYAVRMGYESAVVRTPDTDILCILMHYAPSLDVNIYLDIGTGKNRKLINFSELAESRGGEYCTALLGLYVFTGEDATSAFKGKGKVGPLKKLQKHQKYQRSFSKLGMEWTLDGETMMSSRRSPA from the exons ATGCTTCTTGTGAAATCCCAATTCCTGGAGGAACCAGTTGACCTAGATGAGCTCATGACATATTCACTCACGCCAGTCCCGCACAGCCTTGGCACTCCCGATGGCTTCCTGAATAAGGCCAACAAAGCAACGATACTGCACTTCCTGATTGACGATTACGATGGTGATGCGCTCTATCCATCCGAGAAGTGTTTGTATATTCAAGATGGAAATGCTCTTTTCCACGCTCTTACTCAGCTTCCGCCGACATTTGGCGAGATTTGCCTGCAGATGCTAGACCAGATGGTGACGAAGAAGGATTTCATATTTTCCACAGACAGCTATCATGAAAACCCCATCAAGAGTCAGGAAAGAATACGACGTGGAAGCTCTCCGAAATACATAGTTGACGGACCGGCGACAAGAAAGCCCGCCGAGTTCAAGCTCTTTCTGTCCAATGATGCCAACAAAGTTCAGTTGTGTAGACTCCTTCTACGAGTGTGGGGAAGCAGCGTAGCGGCAAGTCGCCTGGAGAAATGCGATCGTGGAATCTTGGTTGTGGAGGATAAAGCTTACgaatgcgaaccattgaacgGTGAC GTAACAACGCATGAGCTCCATGAACTGACATCAAACCAGGAGGAGACGGACACCCGCGTTATTCTGTATTTGAAGTATGCCGTGAGGATGGGATACGAGTCCGCCGTAGTCAGGACCCCAGATACTGACATCTTGTGCATCCTCATGCACTATGCACCGTCACTTGATGTCAATATCTACCTGGACATCGGAACTGGAAAGAACCGTAAGCTTATCAATTTCAGCGAGCTCGCCGAGTCAAGGGGAGGCGAATACTGCACAGCCCTCCTTGGTCTTTACGTATTCACCGGCGAAGATGCGACAAGCGCGTTCAAGGGCAAAGGAAAGGTCGGCCCTCTAAAGAAGCTCCAGAAGCATCAGAAGTACCAAAGGTCGTTTAG TAAACTGGGCATGGAATGGACCTTGGATGGCGAAACGATGATGAGCTCGAGGCGTTCACCTGCTTGA